The genomic segment GCCGGGGAGGAGGAAGGGAGCGTGGGGAGCCTGTTCCCGCACCGTCAAGACCACCTCCGGGTAGGTGGCCCCCACCACCATGCCCACGCGGCTCCACTCCCCTTCCCGGTATCCCTCCCCCTCCCGGGCCAGGGCCTCCGCCAGGTGGAGGTAAAGGGGCCTTCCCTCCACCAGAAGATCCTGCAAAAACCCCGATCCTGGGTTTGAGGTCTTGACCAGGACGAAAACCGCCCCCTGGCTTTGCCTGGCCGCCTGGAAGAAGGGCGTAAGGGTATCCAGGCCCAGGTAGGGGTTCACGGTGAGGGCGCTTCCGGGAAAGCGCAGGAGGTAGGCTCGGGCGTAAGCCTCGGCGGTGGAACCGATATCCCCCCGCTTCCCGTCAAAGATCACGGGCAGGCCCATGACCCGTGCGGCGCTGGCCAGCTCAAAAAGAAGCCCGAGCCCTTCCGGGCCCAGGGCCTCAAAGAAGGCCAGCTGGAACTTGACCGCAGCCAGCCTGGAAGCCAAGGCCTCGAGAAGCTCCACCGTGTACCGCTTCAAGTGGGCAACGGGCTCACGCCCGTGAAGCTCGGGCCTGGGATCCACCCCGAGGACCAAAGGGGGGCGGGA from the Thermus tengchongensis genome contains:
- the pyrF gene encoding orotidine-5'-phosphate decarboxylase, whose translation is MDFLLALSRPPLVLGVDPRPELHGREPVAHLKRYTVELLEALASRLAAVKFQLAFFEALGPEGLGLLFELASAARVMGLPVIFDGKRGDIGSTAEAYARAYLLRFPGSALTVNPYLGLDTLTPFFQAARQSQGAVFVLVKTSNPGSGFLQDLLVEGRPLYLHLAEALAREGEGYREGEWSRVGMVVGATYPEVVLTVREQAPHAPFLLPGIGAQGGRPLKGPGLLNTASRALFYPGGRPDLEGALQAAEDFHRALVE